TCCAAGGCCATTCGATCATTACCAAGCAAGTGGCATGGCGTCCGGCATACTGAGAAAAAATACCGGCAACGTTATTTAGATTTAATTTCCAATCCTGCTTCCTGTGAGATTTTCCGACAGCGAATTCGAATCATCCATGAGATTCGCAGCTATTTGGATAGGAATGGATTTTTAGAAGTGGAGACTCCTATGATGCAGGTAATCGCTGGTGGTGCCGCAGCTGAGCCATTTAAAACCCATCACCGTACATTGGACATGGACCTGTTTTTACGCATTGCTCCAGAGCTCTACTTAAAACAGCTTCTTGTTGCTGGATTTCCCAGGGTATTCGAGCTAAACCGCAACTTTCGAAACGAAGGTGTTTCTCGTTACCACAGCCCTGAATTCACCATGCTAGAAGCCTATATTGCCTATTCCGATTTCGAGCAAATGGCTGTACTTGTGGAGGAAATGATCTGCCACATAGCAAAAAGAGTTTGTGGCGGGTTACTCGTCCAACATAAAAATGCGACAGGTGAGGTAATCCGCACCATTGACTTAACTCCTCCATGGAAACGGGCACGGTATTCTGATCTCATCCGTTCCGTACAGCCCGGCTGGTACGAGTTAAGCCTTGCTCAAAAGCGCGTCTGCTGTGCTCAAATGGGGTTAGAGATTACTAATTCTCAGGAGGATTTTGAAATAACCCAGCGTGTGTTCGAAAAATTTGTTGAAGAAAAAACTGTTGATCCACTTTTTGTAACTCATTGCCCCCAGGAGCTTGTTCCCCTTGCAAAACAGAATGAAACAGATCTCTCCGTAGTAGATGCTTATGAGCTAGTAATCAACGGTCATGAAATTTCCCCAGGCTACTCTGAATTAAACGATCCTGATATACAACGTAGGCGGTTGGAACACCAGTCCGGCGGAGAGATACAAAAGTTGGATCTGGACTTTTTGACAGCCTTGGAATACGGAATGCCTCCCGCCGGGGGACTCGGTCTTGGCGTCGATCGGCTGGTCATGTTGCTAACTGGGGCAGAGTCCATTCGGGACGTTATCCTATTCCCTCACATGAAATCGAAGAATTAGCGGGAGTGGAATTGTTGGGTAAAAAGCATTCAAGCAAAAGAGGAACCACAATCCAGCGGGCTTGTGGCAATGGTAATCTTCCTAATGGATGAATACAAATACAACAAATACATATAGGCAGTCCTTAAACCTTCCAAAAACGGATTTCCCGATGCGGGGCAATCTGCCCATACAGGAACCTAAGATCCTTGCGCATTGGCAAAAACAAGATCTCTACCAGCAGCTTCAGAAAGTACATAGGAATCAGCCGCTTTTTCTCCTTCACGATGGACCTCCTTTTGCCAACGGAGACGTTCATGTTGGGACCGCCCTTAACAAGATACTTAAGGATTTTGTTGTTCGTTCAAAATCCATGGCAGGATACCGCGCTCCGTTTCGACCGGGATGGGACTGTCATGGCCTTCCGATTGAATTTAAAGTAGCTCGCCAATTTTCACATTTGAGCCCCGTAGAAATACGAAAAAAGTCCGAAGAGCACGCTCGAAGATTTATCCGAATTCAAAGAGAACAATTCATGC
This DNA window, taken from Candidatus Xiphinematobacter sp., encodes the following:
- the lysS gene encoding lysine--tRNA ligase, encoding MKEVLLSELVAVRRRKLESMRASGMRPYGMRFTTNGSIASVRAQFAEGKLLCVAGRVTAYRDMGNSQFLDLEDITGRMQIFVCNKEIKLEDLEVLLLLDIGDFLGVVGECFTTRTKEPTLRVKTLRVLSKAIRSLPSKWHGVRHTEKKYRQRYLDLISNPASCEIFRQRIRIIHEIRSYLDRNGFLEVETPMMQVIAGGAAAEPFKTHHRTLDMDLFLRIAPELYLKQLLVAGFPRVFELNRNFRNEGVSRYHSPEFTMLEAYIAYSDFEQMAVLVEEMICHIAKRVCGGLLVQHKNATGEVIRTIDLTPPWKRARYSDLIRSVQPGWYELSLAQKRVCCAQMGLEITNSQEDFEITQRVFEKFVEEKTVDPLFVTHCPQELVPLAKQNETDLSVVDAYELVINGHEISPGYSELNDPDIQRRRLEHQSGGEIQKLDLDFLTALEYGMPPAGGLGLGVDRLVMLLTGAESIRDVILFPHMKSKN